Proteins from a genomic interval of Cucumis melo cultivar AY chromosome 7, USDA_Cmelo_AY_1.0, whole genome shotgun sequence:
- the LOC103493472 gene encoding cytochrome P450 CYP72A219-like isoform X1 → MSFVKDTISVPTVMIISIVLLLLLLGWKLVDWIWFRPKRLERVLRRQGFAGNSYRILHGDLKESAAMREEAMSKPMKFSNHIAPRVIPSVYHTIQLYGKKSMMWLGPMPRVHIMDPEQLKIVFSSINDFQKPTMNPLTRLLVQGLASLEGQKWVKHRKIINPAFHVEKLKDMVPAFYHSCYNEMVSKWEGMVSREGSCELDVMPYLQNMASDVISRTAFGSSYEKGKKIFELQTELANLVIQANLGIYIPGWRFLPTKSNRKMKEISKEITTLILGIMNKKEKSIKAGEAIQTDLLSILMESNMNEIKQHGNNKNIGMSIEDVIEECKLFYIAGQETTATLLVWTMVLLSSYSEWQERARAEVFEIFGNKKPDYDGLNRLKVVTMIFNEVLRLYPPVNMFGRIIRKETRLGNLTLPEGVMLGLPVVLIHLDPELWGEDAHEFNPERFSEGISKATKNPSAFIPFGWGPRICIGQNFAMIEAKMALSIILQRFSFELSPSYTHAPIAVLTTQPQHGAHIILHKL, encoded by the exons ATGTCGTTTGTTAAAGATACGATTTCAGTTCCCACGGTAATGATAATAAGTATtgttttattattgttgttgttgggATGGAAATTAGTTGATTGGATTTGGTTCCGGCCGAAGAGGTTAGAGAGGGTCTTAAGACGGCAAGGTTTCGCCGGAAATTCATACCGGATTCTCCACGGGGACTTGAAGGAGAGTGCGGCCATGAGAGAGGAAGCAATGTCCAAGCCCATGAAGTTTTCCAATCACATTGCTCCACGTGTCATTCCTTCCGTCTATCATACCATCCAACTTTATG GGAAGAAATCAATGATGTGGCTTGGTCCAATGCCAAGAGTGCACATAATGGACCCTGAACAACTCAAAATTGTGTTCTCATCCATCAATGATTTTCAAAAGCCAACTATGAATCCCCTTACCAGGTTGCTTGTACAAGGACTTGCAAGTCTTGAAGGTCAAAAATGGGTCAAACACAGAAAGATAATCAACCCTGCATTTCATGTAGAAAAGCTTAAG GATATGGTACCAGCATTCTATCACAGTTGTTATAATGAGATGGTTAGCAAGTGGGAAGGCATGGTCTCTAGAGAGGGATCTTGTGAATTAGATGTAATGCCCTATCTACAAAATATGGCTTCTGATGTGATTTCTCGAACTGCATTTGGGAGTAGCTatgagaaaggaaaaaagatcttcGAGCTTCAAACTGAACTAGCTAATTTGGTGATACAAGCTAACTTAGGGATATATATTCCAGGATGGAG ATTTCTACCCACAAAGTCAAAcagaaaaatgaaagagataAGTAAAGAGATAACAACTTTGATATTGGGTATAAtgaataaaaaggaaaaatctaTAAAAGCAGGTGAAGCAATACAAACTGATTTGTTAAGCATTCTCATGGAATCCAATATGAATGAAATTAAACAACATGGAAACAATAAAAACATTGGAATGAGCATAGAAGATGTTATTGAAGAATGCAAGCTTTTCTATATTGCTGGCCAAGAAACTACAGCAACGTTACTAGTTTGGACGATGGTATTGTTGAGTTCATACTCAGAATGGCAAGAGCGAGCAAGAGCAGAGGTCTTTGAGATCTTTGGTAATAAGAAACCAGATTACGATGGTTTGAATCGCCTAAAAGTT GTAACCATGATCTTTAATGAGGTTCTCAGGTTATACCCACCAGTGAATATGTTTGGTCGCATTATTAGGAAGGAAACAAGACTTGGAAATTTGACTTTACCAGAAGGAGTAATGTTGGGCTTACCAGTTGTTCTTATCCATCTTGACCCTGAGTTATGGGGAGAAGATGCACACGAATTCAATCCAGAGAGATTTTCTGAAGGAATTTCTAAAGCAACAAAAAATCCAAGTGCTTTTATACCATTTGGATGGGGTCCTAGAATATGCATAGGACAAAACTTTGCCATGATTGAAGCAAAAATGGCATTATCAATAATCCTACAACGCTTCTCATTTGAGCTTTCACCATCATACACACACGCTCCCATTGCTGTCTTAACAACACAGCCTCAACATGGAGCTCATATCATACTACACAAACTCTAG
- the LOC103493472 gene encoding cytochrome P450 CYP72A219-like isoform X3 translates to MSYVPIHIGMIISCVLLLLLLLLGWKLVDWIWFRPKKLEKILRRQGFAGNSYRILHGDLKESAAMREEAMSKPMNFSNHIAPRVIPSVYHTIQLYGKKSMMWLGPMPRVHIMDPEQLKIVFSSINDFQKPTMNPLTRLLVQGLASLEGQKWVKHRKIINPAFHVEKLKDMVPAFYHSCYNEMVSKWEGMVSREGSCELDVMPYLQNMASDVISRTAFGSSYEKGKKIFELQTELANLVIQANLGIYIPGWRFLPTKSNRKMKEISKEITTLILGIMNKKEKSIKAGEAIQTDLLSILMESNMNEIKQHGNNKNIGMSIEDVIEECKLFYIAGQETTATLLVWTMVLLSSYSEWQERARAEVFEIFGNKKPDYDGLNRLKVVTMIFNEVLRLYPPVNMFGRIIRKETRLGNLTLPEGVMLGLPVVLIHLDPELWGEDAHEFNPERFSEGISKATKNPSAFIPFGWGPRICIGQNFAMIEAKMALSIILQRFSFELSPSYTHAPIAVLTTQPQHGAHIILHKL, encoded by the exons ATGTCGTATGTTCCAATTCACATAGGAATGATAATAAGTTgtgttttattgttattattattattattgggaTGGAAATTAGTTGATTGGATTTGGTTCCGACCGAAGAAATTAGAGAAGATTTTAAGACGGCAAGGTTTCGCCGGGAATTCATACCGGATTCTCCACGGGGACTTGAAGGAGAGTGCGGCCATGAGAGAGGAAGCAATGTCCAAGCCCATGAACTTCTCCAATCATATTGCACCACGTGTCATTCCTTCCGTCTATCATACCATCCAACTTTATG GGAAGAAATCAATGATGTGGCTTGGTCCAATGCCAAGAGTGCACATAATGGACCCTGAACAACTCAAAATTGTGTTCTCATCCATCAATGATTTTCAAAAGCCAACTATGAATCCCCTTACCAGGTTGCTTGTACAAGGACTTGCAAGTCTTGAAGGTCAAAAATGGGTCAAACACAGAAAGATAATCAACCCTGCATTTCATGTAGAAAAGCTTAAG GATATGGTACCAGCATTCTATCACAGTTGTTATAATGAGATGGTTAGCAAGTGGGAAGGCATGGTCTCTAGAGAGGGATCTTGTGAATTAGATGTAATGCCCTATCTACAAAATATGGCTTCTGATGTGATTTCTCGAACTGCATTTGGGAGTAGCTatgagaaaggaaaaaagatcttcGAGCTTCAAACTGAACTAGCTAATTTGGTGATACAAGCTAACTTAGGGATATATATTCCAGGATGGAG ATTTCTACCCACAAAGTCAAAcagaaaaatgaaagagataAGTAAAGAGATAACAACTTTGATATTGGGTATAAtgaataaaaaggaaaaatctaTAAAAGCAGGTGAAGCAATACAAACTGATTTGTTAAGCATTCTCATGGAATCCAATATGAATGAAATTAAACAACATGGAAACAATAAAAACATTGGAATGAGCATAGAAGATGTTATTGAAGAATGCAAGCTTTTCTATATTGCTGGCCAAGAAACTACAGCAACGTTACTAGTTTGGACGATGGTATTGTTGAGTTCATACTCAGAATGGCAAGAGCGAGCAAGAGCAGAGGTCTTTGAGATCTTTGGTAATAAGAAACCAGATTACGATGGTTTGAATCGCCTAAAAGTT GTAACCATGATCTTTAATGAGGTTCTCAGGTTATACCCACCAGTGAATATGTTTGGTCGCATTATTAGGAAGGAAACAAGACTTGGAAATTTGACTTTACCAGAAGGAGTAATGTTGGGCTTACCAGTTGTTCTTATCCATCTTGACCCTGAGTTATGGGGAGAAGATGCACACGAATTCAATCCAGAGAGATTTTCTGAAGGAATTTCTAAAGCAACAAAAAATCCAAGTGCTTTTATACCATTTGGATGGGGTCCTAGAATATGCATAGGACAAAACTTTGCCATGATTGAAGCAAAAATGGCATTATCAATAATCCTACAACGCTTCTCATTTGAGCTTTCACCATCATACACACACGCTCCCATTGCTGTCTTAACAACACAGCCTCAACATGGAGCTCATATCATACTACACAAACTCTAG
- the LOC103493472 gene encoding cytochrome P450 CYP72A219-like isoform X2: MSFVKDTISVPTVMIISIVLLLLLLGWKLVDWIWFRPKRLERVLRRQGFAGNSYRILHGDLKESAAMREEAMSKPMKFSNHIAPRVIPSVYHTIQLYGKNSFMWIGTMPRVHIMDPEQLKTVFSLINDFQRPTMSPLLKLFANGLFSYEGQKWVKHRKIISPAFHLKKLKDMIPEFYHSSNEMVGKWESMISREGSCELDVMPYLQNMASDVISRTAFGSSYEKGKKIFELQSELGALVIQSSLGIYIPGWRFLPTKSNRKMKELSKKISTLILGVMNEKEKSMKAGEAIQTDLLSILIESNLDEIKDHGNNKGMGLSIQDIIDECKLFYITGQETTATLLIWTMVLLSSYSKWQERARAEVFEIFGNKKPDYDGLSRLKVVTMIFNEVLRLYPPVSMYARTVNKETKLGKLTLPAGVMLSLPIILIQTDPELWGQDAYEFNPDRFSEGVSKATKNPFAFVPFGWGPRICIGLNFAMIEAKMALSMILQRFSFELSPSYTHTPHAGLTTQPQHGAHIILHKL; encoded by the exons ATGTCGTTTGTTAAAGATACGATTTCAGTTCCCACGGTAATGATAATAAGTATtgttttattattgttgttgttgggATGGAAATTAGTTGATTGGATTTGGTTCCGGCCGAAGAGGTTAGAGAGGGTCTTAAGACGGCAAGGTTTCGCCGGAAATTCATACCGGATTCTCCACGGGGACTTGAAGGAGAGTGCGGCCATGAGAGAGGAAGCAATGTCCAAGCCCATGAAGTTTTCCAATCACATTGCTCCACGTGTCATTCCTTCCGTCTATCATACCATCCAACTTTATG GGAAGAATTCATTCATGTGGATTGGGACAATGCCAAGAGTGCACATAATGGACCCAGAACAACTCAAAACTGTGTTCTCATTAATCAATGATTTCCAAAGGCCAACTATGAGTCCTCTTCTCAAGTTGTTTGCAAATGGACTTTTCAGTTATGAAGGACAAAAATGGGTCAAACATAGAAAGATAATCAGCCCTGCATTTCATTTAAAGAAGCTTAAG GATATGATACCAGAATTCTATCACAGTAGTAACGAGATGGTTGGCAAGTGGGAAAGCATGATCTCTAGAGAGGGATCTTGTGAGTTAGATGTAATGCCTTATCTACAAAATATGGCTTCGGATGTGATTTCTCGAACTGCATTTGGGAGTAGCTatgagaaaggaaaaaagatcttcGAGCTTCAATCTGAATTAGGTGCCTTGGTGATTCAATCTAGCTTAGGAATATATATTCCAGGATGGAG ATTTCTACCTACAAAGTCAAACAGGAAAATGAAAGAGTTAAGTAAAAAGATATCAACTTTGATATTGGGTGTTATGAATGAAAAGGAAAAGTCTATGAAAGCAGGTGAAGCAATACAAACTGATCTACTAAGCATTCTCATAGAATCCAATTTGGATGAAATTAAAGATCATGGAAACAATAAAGGCATGGGATTGAGCATACAAGATATTATTGATGAATGCAAGCTTTTCTATATTACTGGCCAAGAAACTACAGCAACATTACTAATTTGGACGATGGTATTGTTGAGTTCATATTCAAAATGGCAAGAGCGAGCAAGAGCGGAGGTCTTTGAGATCTTTGGCAACAAAAAACCAGATTATGATGGTTTAAGTCGGCTAAAAGTT GTGACTATGATCTTCAATGAGGTTCTCAGGTTATACCCACCTGTAAGTATGTATGCTCGTACTGTGaataaagaaacaaaacttGGAAAATTGACTTTACCAGCCGGAGTGATGTTGAGCTTACCAATTATTCTTATCCAAACCGATCCTGAGTTATGGGGACAAGATGCATATGAATTTAATCCAGATAGATTTTCAGAAGGTGTTTCTAAAGCAACAAAAAATCCATTTGCTTTTGTACCATTTGGCTGGGGCCCTAGAATATGCATAGGACTAAACTTTGCCATGATTGAAGCAAAAATGGCATTGTCAATGATCCTACAACGCTTCTCATTTGAGCTTTCACCATCATATACACACACTCCTCATGCAGGTTTAACAACACAGCCTCAACATGGAGCTCATATCATACTACACAAACTCTAG